In the genome of Gemmatimonadota bacterium, the window ATCGTCACGGTCGAGGATCCGATCGAGTACCATCTCGAGGGGATCAACCAGGTGCAGGTGAACGAGAAGGCCGGGCTCGGCTTCGCCGCCGCGCTGCGCTCGATCGTGCGTCAGGACCCGGACATCATCCTCGTCGGCGAGATCCGCGACGCCGAGACCGCGGGCATCGCGGTGAAGGCGGGCCTCACCGGCCACCTCGTGCTCTCGACGCTCCATACCATCGACTCCTCGTCGGCGATCGGTCGGCTTGCCGACATCGGTGGTGTGGAGATGGGCGCGCTCTCGGGCGCGCTCAAGGGCGTCGTGGCACAGCGGCTCGTGCGGCGGCTCTGCGAGTCGTGCTGCAGCTCGATCACGCTCGCC includes:
- the tadA gene encoding Flp pilus assembly complex ATPase component TadA encodes the protein IVTVEDPIEYHLEGINQVQVNEKAGLGFAAALRSIVRQDPDIILVGEIRDAETAGIAVKAGLTGHLVLSTLHTIDSSSAIGRLADIGGVEMGALSGALKGVVAQRLVRRLCESCCSSITLADLPVAQQALLIGRKTEKLRRAVGCEACRGTGYRGRMVVAEVLLVSDGCGARSRDAPTGWSCSSSPSAAE